The region CCATGCATCGTGGACCTGTGGCCAGCGCCACGAGAGCGCAACCAGACCGGTGATCAGCAGGTACAGCAGTGCTGCGATAAACACGGGTTGCTTCGATAACGGCCGCGGTGGTGTGATTTTTTGCTGTTGCCCATACATCGCCGCCGCACCGCCGAGAACAAACAGGAGTTGCCAGGCCATCGGGTTGAAAAACCAGACGCCCCCTTCTTGCGCGGCGAGGTTCCAGCTCGGGGCCAGGCAATAGACAACGAATGACGCCATGACCACGTAGCGCGCCTTGCGCAGCAGCATTGGCAGCACCAGCGGCAAGCCCAGCAACAGCAGGATATACAGGGGCAGCGGGTCCATCAGGTTAGGTTTGAAGCGCAACAGTAGTTCGTCGGTCAGTGCCTGTTGCGGGTTGCTCAAGAAGTACTGCAAGCCCATTTCCTGCACCAGATCGCGGGTTTCGACATGGCTGTTGGCAAAGAACACGATGCCCATCAGCACCGCCAGCAAGAAGATATGCACCACGTACAGCACCCAGGCGCGACGCAGAATTTTCACACTGGCAATGAGGTAACCATCGCGCCGGGCAATTTTTCCGTAGGCCAAAACCGCGGCATAGCCGGCCAGAAATACAAAAATCTCCGCCGCGTCGCTGAATCCGAAATTACGTACAGTCAACTCGGCTAACGGGTTGTGCGGGATGTGGTCCCAAAAAATAAAGATCAGCGCCAGACCTCGGAAAAAGTCGATGCGTTGGTCACGTCCGTTAAGCATGACGGCGAGTACTCGAACAAAGGTTTAATGAAGACCGGCAGCTGCAGCGGAGGTTGCGCGCCGCACATCGGCGGCGCGCAGGGTGAAGGTATTACGGGGTAATTGCAAAGGTCTGGTATTGCAGAATGTCTCAAGCCGCGACGATTTCATTCGCCTCAAAACTGTCTGCCCGCGCCATTTGCCACATGCGCGAATAGAACTCACCGTTGACTTCGCCGGTCAGCAGCTCGCCTGGCTTGAGGAACACATGCAATTGCGAAAACAGTTTGATTTCGGTGGCCGACATTCTTCGCACCAGGTGCTTGGCCTTGAGCTGGGCCGGGTGTTCCAGGCCTGCTGCTGCGAGCATCTCGGCCAAGGCCTTGAGCGTATTGTTATGGAACTGGAACACACGCTGGGCTTTGTCCGGCACGACCAGGGCGCGCTGGCGCAAAGGATCCTGGGTCGCAACGCCGGTCGGGCATTTGTTGGTATGACAGCTTTGCGACTGGATGCAGCCGATGGCGAACATGAAGCCCCGGGCCGAGTTGGCCCAGTCGGCGCCAATGGCCAGCACGCTGGCGATGTCGAAGGCACTGACAATCTTGCCGCTCGCTCCCAGCTTGATCTTGTCTCGCAGGTTCAGGCCGACCAGGGTGTTGTGGACGAATAGCAGGCCTTCG is a window of Pseudomonas taetrolens DNA encoding:
- a CDS encoding OpgC family protein; amino-acid sequence: MLNGRDQRIDFFRGLALIFIFWDHIPHNPLAELTVRNFGFSDAAEIFVFLAGYAAVLAYGKIARRDGYLIASVKILRRAWVLYVVHIFLLAVLMGIVFFANSHVETRDLVQEMGLQYFLSNPQQALTDELLLRFKPNLMDPLPLYILLLLGLPLVLPMLLRKARYVVMASFVVYCLAPSWNLAAQEGGVWFFNPMAWQLLFVLGGAAAMYGQQQKITPPRPLSKQPVFIAALLYLLITGLVALSWRWPQVHDAWMPLWLGEYLYPISKTNLSPVRLLHFLALAYVVAKCVPHSEWLNTWCARQSCRMGRYSLEVFCLGVILAPLADMLNALGGDSLVIKLFSALTGVGIMAALAMWLDWNKRLGKAL